CTAACAACGAGACTTCAAAATTTAGAGGAACACAAACTCATAGAAAAGTTAGAACACCCTACTAGTAAAGCAAAAGTGTTGTACAGGCTTACTAATGAAGGCATCGATCTTTTACCAATCATTATTGAAATCCAATTATGGGCAGACAAATACATGGATCTACCAAACGAAATCAAAGCACAAATCAAAGAGGCAAAAAAAGACAAAAATGAATTTATAAAGGTAATGACCAAAAAACTTAAGAAACAAATTACAAATTAAAGTCGCTATACTCTAAAGACTAAAACCAATTCAATTTCTATGTATTACCTTGGTGGTGTAAGAGAGAATTGTTCTAAATCGAATTTCTATTTTATAGCCCAAATCGTACATTTACATTCTGATTCGAAAGCAAATGGAAATTTTATATATTGATTTGTAAAATCCATCGAACCTGTTTGATTTTCAAAACTGATTTTGGAAATATAATTAGTAATTGGATTCGCAAAATTGTGACCTTCATACAAAACAATTGCCGTATATTCATTAATGATTAATGTCAATTTGTTGTTTTGACTATCAAATTGGAGTGATTCCTCAGATATTGATTCAGCTTTCATGGAATGATTATATTTCATAATTTTATATGAAGGTACTTGTTTCCAATTTTTAATGAATCTAACGAGATCGTTCATTGATATTTCTTCTGATTCAATTCCTGAAATTTCATCTGCATCAGATTCTTTTCCATTTTCTAAAGATTTTTCTGCAAAAATTTTTTTGAAATTTTCGGCTTTCATTGGATATTTTAGATAGAAGGAAATAGAAATTTTATCACGAGTATAGTTTGCTATTGTCACAAATGTGGGAATACTACAGGATAGGGAAAGGAAACTGAAAAAAATTATCGTAATCTTTGGGTTCCACATTTTAAACCAATCAAACATTTCTTCATTTTTTCCTTAAAGCCAGTTTTGAAATCATTCTTTTGCTCCTAGTTCCACTAGTTTTGAAATGATTTTTGTTAAATTTCTTTTTTTAGCAATACTCAATGCGGTATCACCATCATGATTTTTTTCATTCACTTTCGCACCAGCATTCACAAGCATTTCTAATATTTTCAAATGTTTTTCACTCGGCCGAGCGGAATCTGATGGAGCCATGATAGAAGTATAACCTTTATAGTCTTTTATATTTGGATCCGCTTTATATTGTAATAACAGTTCAACAGTTTCAATATGTCCATTGGAAGCTGCGTGCATGAGGGGAGAAATGTTTCCATGATCAGTGATATTTGGGTCTGCTCCATTTTTAAGTAAAGTTTCTACAACATCAAAATGTCCCCTAATGGAAGCATGCATCAATGGAGTGCCTTTGTTTTTGGTCACATGGTTTACATTCATTTTGTTTTCGATTAAAAAACTTAGAGCATTTATGTTACCAATTTCAGCTGCGAGAATTAAAGCATTCCCACCACCTGGAGTCTCATCATTCAAATTTGCTCCATTGTCGAGTAAAAGTTTCATCACTTTTTGATTGGAATAAACTGAATATATAAAAGGCGTAAACCCTCTAGGATCAGCCTCATTGATGTTTGCACCTAAACTCAGTAACTTATTGATACAAATAATATTTCCATTCTCTGCATAGTATCCTAATATAGGAATTCCATCTTCAATTTTTGCATTAACATTGGAATTGTCTTTGAATAATACATTAACATTATTAGAATCACATCTTTTTAAATGTTCATTGATTCGATTTTCATTTTGGAATTTTTTTGAAGAAGAACAAACTACAACAAAACTCAACAATGCCAATATTAATAATCTTTTCATTTCGACTCCTAACTAGCGTATTATTTTTACATAACCGATAAAGAAGACAATGTAATTTCTTAATTTTGGGGAGAAAATGGTTCGGAAGTATTAGTATTTTAGAAATTTAAAAAGCAAGAAACACATTTGGAACATTGTTATCTGATCCAAATGTGTTTTTATGTAAGAAAAAGGTTCTACTTCAATCGTTCAATGATTGTCGCAATACCCATACCACCACCAATACAAAGGGTGATGAGTCCGTAACGAAGGTCTCTTCTTTCCAACTCGTCAAGTACAGTTCCTGTAAGGATTGCACCTGTTGCTCCGAGTGGGTGTCCAAGAGCAATTGCACCACCGTTTACATTGATTTTGGATTCATCGATTCCGAGTGTTTTCTTTACGTATAACACAACAGATGCGAATGCTTCGTTGATTTCCCAAAGGTCAATGTCTTTCACACTAAGGCCGGCTTGTTTCAAAGCTTTTTGTGAAGCAGAAACTGGACCAGTCAACATGATCGTTGGATCTTCCCCAGTAGCAACAGTCGCAAGGATTTTTGCACGCGGTTTTAAACCGTATTTTTTTAATCCATCATCATTGGTTACTAAAATCGCAGCAGCACCATCCACGATTCCAGATGAGTTACCAAGTGTATGGATGTGATTGATTTTTTTGACTTCTGGATAAGAACGAAGTGCAATAGCATCGAGTTCTTTTTCCCCAATCGTTTTAAACACTGGACCAAGACTAGAAAGGAATGCATAATCGGATTCCAATCGTGGGTTCTCTTCTTCTGTTACAACAGTTCCATCATCTAATGTAATTGGGATCACAGATTTTTTGAAGTAACCATTTTGAATTGCTGCATGTGCTTTTTGTTGTGAAGACTCTGCAAAACGATCTGCTTCTTCACGAGAAATATCATACTTTGTCGCAATTAAGTCAGCAGAGATCCCTTGTGGAACAAGATTGTAATGAGCAGCAATTTTATCGTTACCAACGTTAAAATCACGACCAATCATATCATCACCCATTTTCACACGGCTCATGGATTCAACTCCACCACCAACTCCAAGTTCCATAGCTCCAGAAGCAACATGGTTTGCAACGTTGTTAAGTGCTTGTAATCCAGAACCGCAAAAACGGTTTACTGTATAACCAGGAACATCTTTTGGCCAATGAGCAGCCATAACCGCATAACGTGCGATACATGCAGCTTGGTCAGCAACTTGGGATACACAACCCATTACAACTTCTTCTACCGTTTTTGGATCGATTCCAGTTCGGGATTGGATGGCTTTTAATGTGGCAGCAGCTAATTCTTGTGGGTGGACGGATGCAAGTGTCCCGCGTTTTTTGCCCTTTCCTCTCGGAGTTCGGACAGCATCAATAATATAGGAATTCCCCATGGGTTTACCTCTCTCTGGGTGTTCTAGGAAAAACGTACAGAGTTCGCCTCACAAGAAAAGTAAAAAAATCATCATTTCGTCATAGTTTTTGTGAATTTGTGACGGTAGTAGTTCATTTTTGCTTGGAATTGGCAAGAATACCCAGAAATCATCGCATCTAGCCTGTCTGCTTTGCTTTCTGTGCGTTCTTCAGCGATCCGGATGTACCGAAAATTTGGTTCAATTGCTTCCGAAAATTCCCGTTTGTTCCAGTCCACATAGCGCCAGGCACTAAAACTATGGTTCACCCCTACCTTTTCATCGATGGTTCCAATGAGTTGGAACTTTGATTCGCAGGGTGTTCTGAAAAAAATGTAACGATTGAAAAAATACAAAATGGTTCGGTGAGGATTGGCATCCAAAACCGAGCGAAAGTGTTCCTTCATCTCTTCCACAGTATAAAACAAATCAGGTCCAGAATTCGTGCTCCGAAAGATCACTGGTGAAAATTCATTGGGGGTATAAAGTTTTGTCAAAATGCGAATGTATGACGGATCATCTAAACGGTATGGAATTTCATTAAAAGCAAAAGGGAAGGGATCTCGTTCTGTAAAATGGATTTCAATGTAACGAGTGTGATCGTATTCTGGGTCATTGATATCGGTTGCGACAATTTTTTTGATATAACGACCAAGAAACTGATCTTCGTACAAATCTCTCACAGTCACAGCACCTTCTTCATACAAGATGGCACTTCCAAAATCAATAAAACTGGCACCATCTAACAGCCGTCCAATAGAACCATATTTGTGGTGTAAAATTCGATTCCGAAACATAGACCTTAAAATTAAATTATGATCATACAATCGTTTCCGACCAGATCGTTGTTCCACGACTGTGTTTTTTGTTTTTTTGACTTTGTAATAATGGATATGATTGGCAAGACCGAACCGTAATTTTTCAAACGCATGGTTTTCTAATACCCGTTTTTCATCTTCTTCGTTTTCAATGATAGTGGTTTCAGCAACCAAAGGAGAGACAATTCCAATATCTATTCCAAAGGAACAAATGAAAAATAGCAAATAGGTCGAAAATTTAGAAAACACAGATACTGGAATGAAATGTTTAGAGTAGATACCCGGATGTATTTTGAAAATACAAGTCCGGGGCATTGGTTCTTTTGTTGGTGAAAATTTTAATTCCTTTGGCCGAGGATAGGACCACCTGTTTTTTCCATCATTCTTTCTTTGGTTAAAAACAAGTCTTCTCGGTTGTCAGCAGCCATCTCACCTGTTCCATCCAAATAAATGGCTCCTTTCGGACATGCCTCTTCGCATAACCCACAGAAGATGCAACGAAGCAAATTGATTTCAAATTTTTTGGCATACTTATCTTCAGGGTGAAGGTGTTGGCGTTCCGCCGTTACTTCTGAAGCTTCGATGTGAATGGCATTAGCAGGGCAAATCCACATACAACAAAAACATGCAGTACATCGTTCCCTACCTTGTTCATCGCGTTTCATTGAGTGCATCCCACGAAAACGAGTGGAATACTGACGTTTTTTGTCAGGGTATTCGATCGTGACTTGTTTGTTAAACAAAGCCACTTTTACAAAATGTTTGAGGGTGATCCAAAGGCCTTTGCCTATGGACCAAAAGTAAAATTTTTCATACCAAGAAAACTGGTGTTTTTTGGCTACGTTGACGACATTAACGGTTCCCAACAGAAACCTCCATTTTTTTTGCCATGGTGCCGAGAATGAGTTCCACTACACCAGCAGACGTTAACAATCCTTGGATCGGGTTCATTGACTTTTCAAAGTTTTGTCTCAGTCCGTTTTTGTTGGTAAAACTTCCTTCCGCTTCGCAGAAAATTTGAATTGGTGCCACCAAACTTGCGTTTTTTGCCGCATCAGTCAAATTGGTATCAAAACAAATCACTTTGTTTGGATCAATGCCTTCTGGAATGGATTCTTTGATAAGGATCACTAAATCCACCGAACCTTGTTTTACCGCTGAAACAATTCCTGAAATCCCAGAAGGAGTTGTAAGACCTAAGTCGATTGCTCCTTTTGTGTTCGGGTGGTTGTCTTTTGTGAGCAAAAAATCTACTTGTTCGGTTTCTTTATTTTGTGCATCCGTTACACGAGTTTCCCATTGTATGGATTTGCCACCTAATGCTTGTGAGAGAGAACTTAAGTTTTGTTTGAGTGTTTCCAATGTTTCGTTAGATTCATGAGCACCACCAAGGACGGCAATGGATTTTGCTTCTTTCAATCGATCGATGATTTTGGAAATCACCACTTGTGATGTGGAATTTTTTCCATTTTCCATATAACTGAACAAACGATTTTCGTTCATCCAATCCAAATCAAATCGACCCTTGTCACAGAGGAAAAACATTCCTTGTTCAAAGTTTTCACGCACCATGTAACGATACATTTTATTGTCTCGCACATTTGTTGTTACATTGCAACCAGTAGAACATCCATGGCAAACTGATTTGTGTGATTTGTACCACCATACACGTGACTTAAAAAGTGTTTTGTTGTTGAGAAGAGCGCCTACAGGACAAATGTCTGCAAGTGCCCCTTGGTAGTTGTGATTAATTGGTTCTGATTTTGCAAGACCAATGATGGAATGATTCCCTCGTTCAAAAAGACCTAAGTTAGATTCCCCAACTTTTTCTTCTTCAAAACGAACACATCGATAACAAACAATACATCGATTATGATTGATGATAAGATTAGTTCCGATTTCTTCTTGTGGGATATTTCGTTTTTCAAATTTAAAACGAGAATGACCAGACCCTGAACCAAATGCATTGTCTTGCAATCGGCATTCTCCCGCTTTATCACAAACAGGACAATCTAACGGGTGATTGGCGAGAAGGAATTCCATAGTACCTGCCCGTGCTTCTTTCACACGATCAGATTTGGTAATGATACCCATTCCTTCTTTTACAGGAGTATTACATGCGGCTTGTAGGCGCGGCACCCCTTCAATCTCAATAAGGCACATCCGGCACATACCGACAATGCTCAGAGCTGGGTGGTAACAGAAGTAAGGAATTTCGACTCCTACTTCTTTTGTTGCATCAATGAGGTTTTTCTTTTCGTCGACTTCGTATTCGACTCCGTCTATCTTTATCTTAACCAAAGAACAGACCCCCTAGGTTTGATTAGACTTAGGTCTTTTGATTTTGTCAAACCTTCATTTGGAAATTATATTTACCTCGGAAAGATACGTGTATGGCTGTAAGTCCACAACATGATTGCTGAAAAATTCGGAATCCACAAATAGGGAACTGGCTCTGATATTGGTCTGTTTTAGAATTCTGGCGATCAAATCATCTAAAATCTGTAAGGCCTTCACTTCATAAAAGAAAGCGTTATCGAGATTGATTCTCAAATTGGTGAAACTCCCCCTCCCCGCCAAAGTCAGCATAAACCGATCATAAATCTCTTCCGTGGATTTTTTACCAGGACAACCTTTGATGTCGAGTTGCAACTGTGAAATCGAAAGTTCTGTTACATTTACTTGAAGTGGGAATTCCTTTTTATCGATGATGTTTTCTGGTTTGAGTTGTAAAACCTGAGCGATTTTTTCAAGAAGGGCTTGGTTGGCTATGGGTTTTAATAAATAGGCAGTGACATGGCTTAAGGCAGCGCGTTTTACTTGGTCTTTTTCTCCAACGGCTGTTAACATGATCACGGGTGTCATTTTTAGCATGTCTTTGCCTTTTTCGAGAAAACTGATTCCATCCAAATAAGGCATGTTCACATCACTGATAATCAAATCATAACTGTTGTTTCGGATTTTTGTAAGACCAGACATCCCATCTACAACATGAGTCACATCAAAGTTATATCTCTCTAAAGTATGTAATAAAAGTTTTGCACTACTCTCATCATCTTCTAAGAGTAAAATTTTATAAACTTTGGGGCGATTCATTAGATTTTAGATCCTTTATTGGTTTGGAATGGCATTTAAATTCGCATACTTCATAAACCATTTTGGTTGTAAGGCTCTTTGGTACAAATATGCATCAACTAACACTAAGTTTACAACTGCTTCTACGATGGGTACTGCTCTAGGGAGTACACATGGATCGTGACGGCCTTTTGCTTTGAGAATGGTTTCTTTGTTTTGATCGTTTACTGTTTTTTGTTCTTTTTTTATGGTAGAAGTTGGCTTAAACGCTGCACGAATCACAAGATCCATCCCGTTGGAAATCCCACCTTGGATTCCACCAGACCTGTTGGTTCTCGTTTTGACTTTGCCTGTTCCTTCTTCGATATAAAACTCATCATTATGTGCACTTCCCGTTTGGCGAGTGCCCGAAAATCCAGATCCAACTTCAAATCCTTTACAAGCAGAGATTGATAAAATGGCTTTTGCTAAATCTGCATCTAACTTATCGTATACGGGATCACCAAGTCCAGGTGGTAAATTGCGAACCACAACTTTGACAACTCCCCCAACAGAATCACCTTCATCACGGAGTTTTCGAATGAGTGTTTCCATTTCATCATTGGTAGATGGTTTTGGACAACGTGTCGGAAACTGGTCTACGACATCCCGAGAGATGGGGTATTCATCTTCTGAAATCAAGGAATCAATGGGACCAATGGAATCTACAAAACCAACTGTTGAGATGCCTAATTCGTTTTCGAGGATCACTCGTGCAAGACCAGCGGCTGCCACACGACCAATGGTTTCACGAACCGATGATCTTCCTCCACCGACATGTGCTCTATGGCCATATTTTTCTGAATAGGTATAATCAGCATGAGACGGACGAAAGACGTGTGCCATTTCATCATAATCACTGCCAATGGTATTTTGGTTATTTACCTTCATGAGAATGGGGCTACCTGTGGTTTTACCTTCAAACACTCCAGACTCAACTACCATTCGGTCCTTTTCATCTCTCGGAGTTGTGAGATCATTTTGGCCTGGCCTACGTCGTGTTAGATCTTTTTGGATTTCTTCTTCTGGAAATGGAAGGCCCGCTGGCACTCCATCCACAACAACTCCTACGGATGCACCGTGAGACTCTCCAAAGGTTGATACTCGAAAAATTTTTCCCCAACTTGATGGCATATACGGACAATGAAAATGGAGATTGCATTCTCTCCAATAAAGTTTTTCATGAACTTGGAATGCACTCTCTCTTCGATGGACCCAAATATAAGGCAATTACCCTTAGTATAGGACTCCATGTTTTGATCTTTTTGGCGTATTTGGCGAAGACTTACCAAAGTGACATAGATTCTTCTCACATCAAACTAAAGGAAGGTGGAAGTTTTTCCTCTTTCCAACTGCTTTTTTCTGCAGGTTCTGGTGAGTCGAAGGAAACAAATGTTTCCAATCCAAACCCTAATGATGGAACCAAAACTTCTGAAGATGAAATTACAGAATTTCAAAATTGCCTCAGTTACCCGAGTTTAGCTCTCGAACAAAAACTGGAAGACGATTGTGTTTACCGACTTTCTGTGAAAGAAGATGGTTCTTTAGAAAAAATTGCAGTGGTCACAGCATGCAGGTATGCGGTTTTTGATCAACAGGTACGACGTCAACTTTCGCAATGGCAGTTCCAATATACCAAAGGCAAAGAATTTGTTTTACCCATTAGGTTCCGTTTAGATGTCCGAGACTAATCCACAATCTGAAGAAAGTGCCTGGTATATCGTTTATACCAAACCACGTTCGGAAAAAAAACTAAGTGAACATCTAAATAAGTACAAAATTGAAAACTACTTACCAATTCGCAAAGAACGGAAAAAATGGACAGACCGATTTAAATGGATCGATGTTCCAGTTTTACCATCCTATATTTTTGTTCGGATCGAATTTTGGAGAGATAAAAACAAAGTCCTTCAATTACCAGGTTCTGTTCAATTTGTTTTCCATAAAGGCCAACCTGCAATTGTGGAACAAAACGATTTGGATGTTTTAGAAAAAGGCCTACGGGATTATGCAAAGTCATTAAAGATGAACCCAGAATTATTATTACAAAAAGGCAAAATGATCCGCGTGATCGATGGTTCGTTTAAAGGGAAAACAATGGAGATCCTAAAAGTAAAAAACAAAACTTTAGTCGTACTTAGGATTCCAGGTGTTGAAACTATTTTTTCTTATGAAATCAATATCGATCATCTCGCCTGGGAGGAATTACTCGTATGACAAATAAAGATACACTTACCATTGTAAAACAAGCTTTGGATGATGAAATATCATCTCTTGTTCATTTCCGTGAACAACTAGACCCTTCTATCAAAGATTGTATCGATTTGATATTAAAATCCAAAGGGAAAGTGATTGTAACAGGTGTTGGTAAGTCAGGCGACATTGCCAAAAAAATATCACACACATTATCTTCCACTGGAACATCTGCTTATTTTTTACACCCAACAGATGCCTCTCACGGAGATTCTGGAATTGTAGGTTCTGATGATGTGGTCCTTGCCATTGGAAAAAGTGGTGAATCCGAAGAACTCAATTATATTTTACCCACACTCCGTAAAATTGGGGCTAAAATTGTTGGAATCACTGCTAACGCAAAATCTAAATTAGCGGAACTTTCTGATGTTGTTATCATTACTCCCGTTTTAAAAGAAGCCTGTCCTTTAGACCTTGCTCCCACTTCTAGCACAACCATTGCACTTGTTTTGGGTGATGCGATTGCAGTTGCACTGATGGAATTAAAAGAATTCAAGGCAGATGATTTTGCATTGTACCATCCAGCAGGCCGTTTGGGTAAAAGACTATCATTGTATTTATCGGATGTTATGCGAAAAGGAGAACGGAACGCTTCCATTCCTATAGATGCTAATCTTGAAATGATATTAAAGGAAATCACAGAAAAGGGAATTGGTGCTACAGGTGTTATAGACAATAATTCAAAACTTGTGGGACTCATTACTGATTATGACATTCGAAAGTATCTAACAAAACACACATTATCACCAAATGTTACTGCAAAAGAAATGATGAATGCTAATCCCAACAGTTTCCAACCAAATGAAAAAGCTTATGATGTTTTAATCAAAATGGAAGGACGTGAAAGGCCGATTTCTGTTGCCCCAGTGGTAGATGAAACTGGGGTTTTTGTTGGGATGATTTCACTCCACGATTTATTACAAAAAGGATTATAATTTATGCCAGATTCCTATAAGATTGTTGCTTCTGTAGGTGAAGATGAACTTCGCCATATACAAAAAAAAGATGTAAAAGATGTAGATATCATCGAAGTCCGTTTGGATTTATTTTCTAGAAATTACATCCAAAAAGAGATGAAAAAGAAGATCAAAGCACTTGGTTTACCGGTGCTTTTTACATACCGAAGAGCAGAAGATAGTAGTGTTCGTTCCTATGTAAAACTTTTTCCAGAAGATGTGGAAGGCATCATCAAAGATTTTAACGACAATGCCAATTATTTGGATATCGAACTGAATCGAGAGGATACGATCTTTCGAAATTATGAGACTTTAAACTATCGAATTATATATTCTTATCATTCATTTAAAAAATCTATTTTAGCCAATGAAATGAACCAATTCATTGCGAAATCGAAACCTGTTAAAAAGAAAAATCCAATTTATAAATTTGCCATTACTCCTGAAAACATTGAAGAAACTGCCGATTTTTTAAATGATATCAAACTTTTATCGAAAACAAATACGATGATTGGAATTTGTATGGGAGAATTAGGAATTTTATCCAGAGTGTTTGGAGATAAATTTAACTCCTCTTTCACCTATATGACATTAGGTGAACCAAAAGCACCTGGTCAAATCTCCGTAGACACATTTAAAAAACTAAGAGTGGATTTATTCAAAAACCCACATTCAGGTAAGGATTCAAAGGAAGACTAATAGAAAAAACAGAAATTAGAAAATATGCAGAGTTATAACGAATTTTCGAAGAAACGGTTTCTCTGCCAACGCATGGAGCGAATCATTATATAAGTATTTATTGCAATAAACAAAGTGTTCTTTTATAAAGTTTAATGTTTGGATCATCAACTTGAACATTGAACTTTAAATTGATATCGACTATTGTGCTTGTGGAAGCGGACTTGGGTTCGCCAATTTCCCACCTTTTGTATTCAAAAACTCACGAAATGAATTGTCTTTCCATACTTCTTTAAAGTCTTTTTCTAAACTAGCTGAAGTCCAATACTCTGGTTTTAAATCGGCCGCTAACTGAAACTGTTCCTTTGTTTTTGAAACGTCATTTTTCTTCGCATAACAACGCGCTAGTAGATAATGAGCAGCAGAAGAGCCAGATGTTTTTTGAAAATACGGAATTGCTAAATCAACTTTCCCGCTATAAAAATAATTCCTTCCCCGGTAAAAGAGATATTCTCTTCCATTGGCGATGTTTTGGTCTTTTTCAAGAACAGCGAAATACGAATCTGCTAAATCATAAGCATTGTTTTCCGTATATTTTCTTGCCAATTTCAAAAAACCAACTTGGAATTTCTCAGGAGTTTGAGATGGATCAGAGAATTTGGTTTTGATGAATTCGGAATATTTGGAAAAACTAGTTTCAAATTTTTTAGTTTTGTTTCCCGCCTCAAAAAGACAAACAAAACGAAACATATGTGATTCCACTTGGTTCGGATTATAAGATAGTGCTTTATCAGAGGATTGGATGCATTTTTCCCAATCAGATTTTTGTTCGTAAAGCCTTGCAAGTGCAAGGAGTGGAGTGTCCTTTTGCACTTGTTTAAATGCTTCCAAAAATGAAAATTCTGCTTTATCAATCTCTGCTAATTTTTGATACGCAAACCCTTCGTTTAGATAAACATAATACAAAAACACATTTGTATCTTTTGAAAATGGATTTTTTTTCGCCTTTTCAAATGATTCAATTGCTGCCTTAGGGTCATCTAACCGCAATTTAATGATTCCCATTTTATAATGGTATCTTGAACGACTTGGGTTTTTTTCGATGAGAAGATTTAAGTTGGTTTCAGCTTTATCGAATTTTTTTTCTTCAAATAATGCTAATACATAATCCCAACGAACATCTTCCAAATTGGGTTGGTTGGCCAAAATTTGTTCGTAGGACTCACTTGGTTTGGTTGATTCTTTGTCTTCTACTGTCTCATCTGTTTTTTTGACTGAGTCTTTCTTAGTTTCAGAAGGTTTGGTATCAGGTTGTTTAGGTTCTACTTTAGTAGTTTGTGTGTAAGTATGCGTAGCAGAAGAAGGATTTCCTTTGTTACCTACGGCTCGGTTGTAGATTTTTTGGACTTCTTCATTTTTTGGATCATATTTTAAATAACGCGCTGAGTATGTTGCTGATAAATTCCAATCTTGGTGGTAGTTAAAAAACAAAGCTAATTTCAATAGTACTGTTTTTCTTTGGTCTTTATCCAAATCCAAATCAGCTGCCTTTCGAAAATTTTGGATGGATTTCGGATAATCTTTTTTGTATTCATAGATATATCCCAAATACATATATGCCTCACCGTCTTGCGGGTGTGAGTCGGCATGTTTGTTGAATTTTTTAATGGCTTCGCCATAAGATTTTTTAGAAAAAGCCTTTTTCCCTTCTTTCATCGCATCGCTATCGATTGCAAACAATGTA
The sequence above is a segment of the Leptospira sp. WS39.C2 genome. Coding sequences within it:
- a CDS encoding winged helix-turn-helix transcriptional regulator — translated: MEIAKKRSECPVSSSLDIFGDKWSLLIIRDMMFFNKSTFGDFTKSPEGIATNILTTRLQNLEEHKLIEKLEHPTSKAKVLYRLTNEGIDLLPIIIEIQLWADKYMDLPNEIKAQIKEAKKDKNEFIKVMTKKLKKQITN
- a CDS encoding ankyrin repeat domain-containing protein; the encoded protein is MKRLLILALLSFVVVCSSSKKFQNENRINEHLKRCDSNNVNVLFKDNSNVNAKIEDGIPILGYYAENGNIICINKLLSLGANINEADPRGFTPFIYSVYSNQKVMKLLLDNGANLNDETPGGGNALILAAEIGNINALSFLIENKMNVNHVTKNKGTPLMHASIRGHFDVVETLLKNGADPNITDHGNISPLMHAASNGHIETVELLLQYKADPNIKDYKGYTSIMAPSDSARPSEKHLKILEMLVNAGAKVNEKNHDGDTALSIAKKRNLTKIISKLVELGAKE
- a CDS encoding acetyl-CoA C-acetyltransferase, whose amino-acid sequence is MGNSYIIDAVRTPRGKGKKRGTLASVHPQELAAATLKAIQSRTGIDPKTVEEVVMGCVSQVADQAACIARYAVMAAHWPKDVPGYTVNRFCGSGLQALNNVANHVASGAMELGVGGGVESMSRVKMGDDMIGRDFNVGNDKIAAHYNLVPQGISADLIATKYDISREEADRFAESSQQKAHAAIQNGYFKKSVIPITLDDGTVVTEEENPRLESDYAFLSSLGPVFKTIGEKELDAIALRSYPEVKKINHIHTLGNSSGIVDGAAAILVTNDDGLKKYGLKPRAKILATVATGEDPTIMLTGPVSASQKALKQAGLSVKDIDLWEINEAFASVVLYVKKTLGIDESKINVNGGAIALGHPLGATGAILTGTVLDELERRDLRYGLITLCIGGGMGIATIIERLK
- a CDS encoding NADH-quinone oxidoreductase subunit I, translated to MGTVNVVNVAKKHQFSWYEKFYFWSIGKGLWITLKHFVKVALFNKQVTIEYPDKKRQYSTRFRGMHSMKRDEQGRERCTACFCCMWICPANAIHIEASEVTAERQHLHPEDKYAKKFEINLLRCIFCGLCEEACPKGAIYLDGTGEMAADNREDLFLTKERMMEKTGGPILGQRN
- a CDS encoding 2Fe-2S iron-sulfur cluster-binding protein, with the translated sequence MVKIKIDGVEYEVDEKKNLIDATKEVGVEIPYFCYHPALSIVGMCRMCLIEIEGVPRLQAACNTPVKEGMGIITKSDRVKEARAGTMEFLLANHPLDCPVCDKAGECRLQDNAFGSGSGHSRFKFEKRNIPQEEIGTNLIINHNRCIVCYRCVRFEEEKVGESNLGLFERGNHSIIGLAKSEPINHNYQGALADICPVGALLNNKTLFKSRVWWYKSHKSVCHGCSTGCNVTTNVRDNKMYRYMVRENFEQGMFFLCDKGRFDLDWMNENRLFSYMENGKNSTSQVVISKIIDRLKEAKSIAVLGGAHESNETLETLKQNLSSLSQALGGKSIQWETRVTDAQNKETEQVDFLLTKDNHPNTKGAIDLGLTTPSGISGIVSAVKQGSVDLVILIKESIPEGIDPNKVICFDTNLTDAAKNASLVAPIQIFCEAEGSFTNKNGLRQNFEKSMNPIQGLLTSAGVVELILGTMAKKMEVSVGNR
- a CDS encoding response regulator, encoding MNRPKVYKILLLEDDESSAKLLLHTLERYNFDVTHVVDGMSGLTKIRNNSYDLIISDVNMPYLDGISFLEKGKDMLKMTPVIMLTAVGEKDQVKRAALSHVTAYLLKPIANQALLEKIAQVLQLKPENIIDKKEFPLQVNVTELSISQLQLDIKGCPGKKSTEEIYDRFMLTLAGRGSFTNLRINLDNAFFYEVKALQILDDLIARILKQTNIRASSLFVDSEFFSNHVVDLQPYTYLSEVNIISK
- the aroC gene encoding chorismate synthase — translated: MPSSWGKIFRVSTFGESHGASVGVVVDGVPAGLPFPEEEIQKDLTRRRPGQNDLTTPRDEKDRMVVESGVFEGKTTGSPILMKVNNQNTIGSDYDEMAHVFRPSHADYTYSEKYGHRAHVGGGRSSVRETIGRVAAAGLARVILENELGISTVGFVDSIGPIDSLISEDEYPISRDVVDQFPTRCPKPSTNDEMETLIRKLRDEGDSVGGVVKVVVRNLPPGLGDPVYDKLDADLAKAILSISACKGFEVGSGFSGTRQTGSAHNDEFYIEEGTGKVKTRTNRSGGIQGGISNGMDLVIRAAFKPTSTIKKEQKTVNDQNKETILKAKGRHDPCVLPRAVPIVEAVVNLVLVDAYLYQRALQPKWFMKYANLNAIPNQ
- a CDS encoding TonB family protein; protein product: MAYTDNENGDCILSNKVFHELGMHSLFDGPKYKAITLSIGLHVLIFLAYLAKTYQSDIDSSHIKLKEGGSFSSFQLLFSAGSGESKETNVSNPNPNDGTKTSEDEITEFQNCLSYPSLALEQKLEDDCVYRLSVKEDGSLEKIAVVTACRYAVFDQQVRRQLSQWQFQYTKGKEFVLPIRFRLDVRD
- a CDS encoding UpxY family transcription antiterminator, producing the protein MSETNPQSEESAWYIVYTKPRSEKKLSEHLNKYKIENYLPIRKERKKWTDRFKWIDVPVLPSYIFVRIEFWRDKNKVLQLPGSVQFVFHKGQPAIVEQNDLDVLEKGLRDYAKSLKMNPELLLQKGKMIRVIDGSFKGKTMEILKVKNKTLVVLRIPGVETIFSYEINIDHLAWEELLV